Proteins from a single region of Aureibacter tunicatorum:
- a CDS encoding cytochrome-c peroxidase codes for MIKKYAIIFFILGLCSCNDITDEQSQVLEFSPPAYFGDFVIPEDNQMTSERVALGRMLFYEQRLSKDENISCASCHIQEFAFADTARFSTGVNGQKGMRNSMSLANMLWNVKFFWDGRANSLEHQVHFPIEDPLEMGQSMQAVVEKLNSLSEYKEPLFKAYGLSSFTEEAVFNAIAQFERTLISSNSKYDKYLRNEMQLTAQEKYGMDLFFTHPEPRISLEGGNCGDCHMNILTAGVNNDFEGFHNNGLDDDENLKEGLFKVTSKQRDFGKFKAPTLRNIALTAPYMHDGRFNTLEEVLDHYNEHVKMNRNLDRLIIEASNVVMNPDTVTQVQLHLNKEQKEAIIAFLNTLTDVDFINNPEYANPFK; via the coding sequence ATGATAAAAAAATATGCGATAATTTTTTTTATTTTAGGGCTTTGCTCATGTAATGATATAACAGATGAGCAAAGCCAAGTTTTGGAGTTTTCTCCACCTGCATATTTTGGCGACTTTGTTATACCTGAGGACAATCAAATGACATCCGAGAGAGTTGCGTTGGGGCGGATGTTGTTTTATGAACAAAGGCTTTCCAAGGATGAAAACATATCTTGCGCCTCATGCCATATTCAAGAATTCGCATTTGCTGATACGGCTAGATTTAGCACAGGGGTCAATGGACAAAAAGGAATGCGAAATTCGATGTCTTTAGCCAATATGCTTTGGAATGTTAAGTTTTTTTGGGATGGGAGAGCAAATTCACTAGAACATCAAGTTCATTTTCCTATTGAAGACCCTTTGGAAATGGGACAGAGCATGCAGGCTGTGGTAGAAAAATTAAATAGCTTGTCAGAATATAAAGAACCCCTTTTTAAAGCTTATGGATTGTCTAGCTTTACTGAAGAAGCTGTTTTTAATGCTATTGCTCAATTTGAACGAACTCTGATTTCCTCGAACTCAAAATATGATAAATATTTGAGAAATGAGATGCAATTAACAGCTCAGGAGAAATATGGAATGGATTTGTTTTTCACTCATCCAGAGCCAAGAATAAGTCTAGAGGGTGGAAATTGTGGAGATTGTCATATGAATATACTGACTGCTGGTGTGAATAATGATTTTGAAGGGTTTCATAATAATGGATTGGATGACGATGAAAACCTAAAGGAAGGCTTGTTTAAAGTTACATCAAAACAAAGAGACTTTGGCAAGTTTAAAGCGCCAACGTTGAGGAATATTGCTCTTACAGCTCCTTATATGCATGATGGTCGATTCAATACATTAGAAGAGGTTTTGGATCATTACAATGAACACGTAAAGATGAATCGGAATCTGGATAGGTTGATTATAGAAGCTAGCAATGTGGTAATGAATCCGGATACGGTAACTCAAGTACAATTGCATTTAAATAAAGAACAAAAAGAGGCGATTATTGCTTTTTTAAATACCTTGACAGATGTTGATTTTATAAATAATCCAGAATATGCAAATCCGTTTAAATAG
- a CDS encoding MbnP family protein has translation MQIRLNSIFAIALIWLLISSCDSSHLDSTGKIRWKVNLKNQGNEFYLDSLYANEIGQKYLVDVFKVYLSNFKLFGSMTNEHTMNEYKLLSAADSTSLIFETPRIPLGSYHTIEIAIGVDSAANHSTAHVGDLSPTNDMAWNWNTGYKFVKLEGYFLPEGGGEKPLIYHIGEDRNFTYVRLQLIDPIVVDFDKTPTVEVDLNIDQLFYNPYIVDFTKVNESMVGPYSDSIAMNFKNGFLTLGL, from the coding sequence ATGCAAATCCGTTTAAATAGTATCTTCGCAATCGCACTTATATGGCTTTTAATCTCTTCTTGTGATTCAAGTCATTTGGATTCTACAGGCAAGATTAGATGGAAAGTCAATTTAAAAAACCAAGGCAACGAGTTTTATTTAGACAGTTTGTACGCCAATGAAATTGGTCAAAAATACCTTGTAGATGTATTTAAAGTTTATTTGTCGAATTTCAAGCTTTTTGGCTCGATGACAAATGAACATACTATGAATGAGTATAAGTTATTGTCTGCAGCGGACAGCACTAGCTTAATTTTTGAAACTCCACGTATTCCTTTAGGATCTTACCATACAATTGAAATTGCTATTGGAGTTGATAGCGCCGCTAATCATAGCACTGCTCACGTTGGAGATTTGTCACCGACAAATGACATGGCTTGGAATTGGAATACTGGGTATAAATTTGTGAAACTGGAAGGGTACTTTCTTCCAGAAGGTGGAGGCGAAAAGCCTTTGATTTACCATATTGGTGAAGATAGAAATTTTACGTACGTCAGGCTTCAGTTGATAGATCCAATAGTCGTAGATTTTGATAAAACGCCTACGGTTGAAGTTGACCTAAATATTGATCAGCTGTTTTACAATCCATATATTGTTGATTTCACCAAAGTGAATGAAAGCATGGTTGGGCCTTATTCTGATTCTATAGCTATGAATTTTAAAAATGGTTTTTTAACCTTAGGTTTATAA